A window from Argopecten irradians isolate NY chromosome 3, Ai_NY, whole genome shotgun sequence encodes these proteins:
- the LOC138318076 gene encoding mitochondrial amidoxime reducing component 2-like, with product MDKEASYFGFGLIAASAAKYLASAWIRNKRLEKFERIGTVSDLIYYPIKSCQGIPMNSGTLQPLGLYKDGMADRNWMITRPDGSFLSQRQCPRMALIKVSSHGNMIHVDAPNMPTLELPKQPKVDATRVIECRVWGLPIPGMDCGEEANQWACKFLGQENLHVVFSAANMEKKHIADECLNPWTDLIRPDDESIFSDLTSYLITTNKSLDDVNKRLEKPVSMRNFRPNIVIDTTKEAFDEDLWGELQFGDDVFMRCQHPCPRCMLPTVDPDTGIKDPKMEPYKTLEKFRCKPGCGDSPFFGINAAVDIPAVIHVGDPVYARYRTK from the exons ATGGACAAGGAGGCCTCATATTTTGGTTTCGGTCTTATTGCAGCATCAGCAGCCAAGTACTTGGCGTCGGCATGGATACGGAACAAGAGGCTAGAGAAGTTTGAGAGGATAGGGACGGTGTCTGATCTGATTTATTACCCGATAAAATCATGCCAGGGTATACCAATGAATTCAGGCACCTTACAACCTCTTGGGCTATATAAGGACGGAATGGCGGATAG AAATTGGATGATCACTCGGCCTGATGGTTCATTTCTGTCTCAGCGTCAGTGTCCTAGAATGGCTCTAATTAAAGTCAGTAGTCATGGCAATATGATCCATGTCGATGCTCCAAATATGCCAACTTTAGAATTACCAAAACAGCCTAAAGTGGACGCAACAAGAGTTATAGAATGCAG AGTTTGGGGTCTACCTATACCTGGGATGGATTGTGGAGAGGAGGCAAATCAGTGGGCTTGTAAATTTCTAGGACAAGAAAACTTGCATGTGGTTTTCTCAGCAGCTAACATGGAGAAAAAACATATTGCAGATGAATGTCTCAATCCCTGGACAGATCTGATCAGACCGGATGATGAG AGCATCTTTTCAGACTTAACTTCTTATCTGATTACAACAAATAAATCTCTAGATGATGTCAACAAACGTTTAGAAAAGCCAGTTTCCATGCGTAACTTTCGACCAAATATTGTCATAGACACAACAAAGGAGGCATTTGATGAG GACCTGTGGGGTGAGCTCCAGTTTGGGGACGATGTGTTCATGAGATGTCAACACCCCTGCCCCAG ATGTATGCTTCCAACAGTTGATCCTGACACGGGAATAAAGGATCCAAAGATGGAGCCATACAAAACTCTGGAGAA ATTCCGTTGCAAACCAGGTTGTGGTGATTCTCCGTTTTTTGGTATCAATGCTGCAgtcgatatccctgctgtcatACATGTAGGAGACCCAGTTTATGCCAGGTACAGGACAAAGTAG